From Bacteroidota bacterium, the proteins below share one genomic window:
- the argF gene encoding ornithine carbamoyltransferase, producing MSYNIRNRNFLKLLDFTPKEIKYLLDLSADLKKAKYAGTEQPKLTGKNIALIFEKASTRTRCAFETAALDQGAHVSYLGPSGTQIGKKESMKDTARVLGRMYDGIEYRGFGQEIVEELGKYANVAVWNGLTTEYHPTQILADFLTMMEHSDKALHQVSFCFMGDAKNNVGNSLMIGAAKMGMDFRAIAPKSCQPDEELVKECKEIAKETGAKIVVTDNVEQGIKGVDFVYADVWVSMGEADSVWEERIKLLKPYQVNKKAMELSGNPKVKFLHCLPAFHNRDTTIGEEIYQKFGLDGMEVTDDVFESDASVVFDEAENRLHTIKAVMVATLGS from the coding sequence ATGTCATACAATATTAGAAATAGAAATTTTTTAAAATTATTGGATTTTACTCCAAAAGAAATAAAGTACTTACTTGACCTTTCTGCCGACCTTAAAAAAGCAAAATATGCAGGTACTGAACAGCCAAAATTAACAGGGAAAAATATTGCACTTATTTTTGAAAAAGCATCTACAAGAACAAGATGTGCTTTCGAAACAGCCGCACTTGACCAAGGAGCACATGTCTCATATCTTGGACCCTCAGGTACTCAAATTGGCAAAAAAGAATCAATGAAAGATACTGCCAGAGTACTCGGCAGAATGTATGATGGTATTGAATACCGTGGCTTTGGACAAGAGATTGTTGAAGAGCTTGGTAAATATGCAAATGTAGCTGTTTGGAATGGTCTTACTACCGAGTATCATCCTACACAAATTCTTGCTGATTTTCTTACAATGATGGAGCACAGCGATAAAGCTTTACACCAAGTATCATTTTGCTTTATGGGAGATGCAAAAAATAATGTTGGAAACTCATTGATGATAGGTGCTGCTAAAATGGGAATGGATTTTAGGGCAATTGCTCCAAAATCTTGTCAACCTGATGAAGAACTTGTTAAAGAATGTAAAGAAATTGCAAAAGAAACAGGAGCAAAAATAGTTGTTACCGATAATGTTGAACAAGGCATTAAAGGTGTTGATTTTGTATATGCTGACGTTTGGGTATCAATGGGTGAAGCAGATTCTGTTTGGGAAGAAAGAATTAAACTTCTTAAACCTTATCAGGTAAATAAAAAAGCTATGGAATTGTCAGGAAATCCAAAAGTGAAATTTTTGCATTGCTTACCTGCTTTTCATAACAGAGATACAACAATTGGAGAAGAAATTTATCAAAAATTCGGTCTTGACGGAATGGAAGTAACCGAT
- the arcC gene encoding carbamate kinase, with protein MKKLAVVAFGGNALLKSNEKGTIQEQEKNAYKTCEKLITLIDGNYDIILTHGNGPQVGNILLANSAGNQVHNIPDMPLDIAVAYSQGFIGYIIEQQLRNVFNVNDIDKDIINFVTQVMVNKNDIAFKNPTKPIGPYYTKEEADKIAKKTKSVFKEDPRGRGWRKVVASPEPKKINNVRSIEKLARDGQIVIAVGGGGIPVYYVAENKLQGIDAVIDKDLASSLLATQVGAHKLFILTDVPKVCINFNTPQEKSIDRMTIAKAQQYLQEGQFAEGSMAPKIRAAIKFVESTGKDAIITETTKLGIDDGGTRITIV; from the coding sequence ATGAAAAAACTTGCAGTTGTTGCCTTTGGAGGCAACGCATTACTAAAAAGTAATGAAAAAGGAACTATACAAGAACAGGAAAAGAATGCTTACAAAACTTGTGAGAAACTAATTACTTTAATTGACGGGAATTATGATATAATTTTAACTCATGGAAATGGTCCACAAGTTGGAAATATTTTATTAGCAAATTCCGCAGGTAATCAAGTTCATAATATACCGGATATGCCTCTTGATATTGCTGTTGCATATTCACAAGGTTTTATAGGATATATAATTGAACAACAACTTAGAAATGTGTTTAATGTAAATGATATTGATAAAGATATTATAAATTTTGTTACTCAAGTAATGGTAAACAAAAATGATATTGCATTTAAAAACCCTACTAAGCCAATAGGACCTTATTACACAAAAGAAGAAGCAGATAAAATTGCTAAAAAAACAAAGTCTGTTTTTAAAGAAGACCCAAGAGGAAGGGGTTGGAGAAAAGTTGTTGCTTCTCCTGAACCTAAAAAAATTAATAATGTAAGATCAATTGAAAAACTTGCTCGTGACGGACAAATTGTTATCGCAGTAGGTGGTGGCGGAATTCCTGTTTATTATGTTGCAGAAAATAAATTACAAGGAATTGATGCAGTTATTGATAAAGACCTTGCTTCTTCATTGCTTGCAACTCAGGTTGGTGCTCACAAATTATTTATTTTAACAGATGTTCCTAAAGTGTGTATCAATTTCAATACTCCACAGGAAAAATCTATTGATAGAATGACAATTGCTAAAGCTCAACAATACCTTCAAGAAGGTCAATTTGCTGAAGGTAGCATGGCACCGAAAATTCGTGCAGCAATAAAATTTGTGGAAAGTACAGGAAAAGATGCTATCATTACCGAAACAACAAAGTTGGGTATTGATGATGGCGGAACAAGAATAACTATTGTTTAA
- a CDS encoding cyclic 2,3-diphosphoglycerate synthase codes for MARRTLIMGAAGRDFHNFNVFFRGNKDYEVIAFTATQIPGIDDKKYPAELAGKEMYPDGIVIRPEDELKNIIKDENIDLVVFAYSDVPYERVMHNSSIVNAAGADFMLMGADNTTVETDKPVITICASRTGCGKSQTTRRVMEILNEKGLKAVAIRHPMPYGDLVAQKVQRYAELDDLKKHKCTIEEMEEYEPHITRGNIIYAGVDYEAIVREAEKEADVIVWDGGNNDIPFYKSTTKTTRIVVVDPLRVGHELRYYPGETNVRMADIVVINKIDSATLEDIAEIRENIVQLNPEATIIEGASPLTVDKAELLYGKKALVVEDGPTLTHGEMKIGAGVVAALKLNAKLVDPRPYAVGGITETFEKYPNVGTLLPAMGYSDQQIKDLETTINNTDCEVVVIGTPIDLRRIININKPAVVVEYNLQEIGDITLDKLI; via the coding sequence ATGGCAAGAAGAACACTTATAATGGGTGCTGCCGGAAGAGATTTTCATAACTTCAATGTATTCTTCCGCGGAAATAAAGATTATGAAGTTATTGCTTTTACTGCTACTCAAATACCGGGTATCGATGATAAAAAATATCCTGCAGAATTAGCAGGCAAAGAAATGTATCCTGACGGAATTGTTATTCGTCCGGAAGATGAATTGAAAAATATTATCAAAGACGAAAATATTGACCTTGTAGTATTTGCATATAGCGATGTACCTTATGAAAGGGTAATGCATAATTCTTCAATTGTTAATGCCGCTGGTGCTGATTTTATGTTAATGGGTGCCGACAATACAACTGTTGAAACTGATAAGCCGGTTATTACAATTTGTGCTTCAAGAACAGGTTGTGGTAAATCACAAACTACAAGAAGAGTAATGGAAATACTTAACGAAAAAGGTTTGAAAGCTGTTGCTATTCGTCACCCAATGCCTTATGGTGACCTTGTTGCTCAAAAAGTACAAAGATATGCTGAACTTGATGACCTCAAAAAGCACAAATGTACAATTGAGGAAATGGAAGAATATGAACCACATATTACAAGAGGTAACATTATTTATGCAGGTGTTGATTATGAAGCAATTGTTAGAGAAGCTGAAAAAGAAGCTGATGTAATTGTTTGGGACGGTGGAAATAATGATATTCCATTTTATAAATCAACAACAAAAACAACAAGAATAGTTGTAGTTGATCCATTGAGAGTAGGACATGAACTTAGATATTATCCTGGTGAAACAAATGTAAGAATGGCTGATATAGTTGTAATCAATAAAATTGACTCTGCTACACTTGAAGATATTGCAGAAATAAGAGAAAATATTGTACAGCTAAATCCTGAAGCAACAATTATTGAAGGTGCATCACCACTTACAGTTGACAAAGCAGAATTACTTTATGGTAAAAAAGCTTTGGTTGTTGAAGACGGACCAACTCTTACTCATGGTGAAATGAAAATTGGAGCAGGCGTTGTTGCAGCTTTAAAATTAAATGCGAAACTTGTTGACCCAAGACCTTACGCTGTTGGAGGAATAACAGAAACATTTGAAAAATATCCAAATGTAGGAACTTTATTACCTGCAATGGGATATAGCGATCAACAAATTAAAGACCTTGAAACAACTATCAACAATACTGATTGTGAAGTAGTTGTTATCGGTACACCAATTGACTTAAGAAGAATTATAAATATCAATAAACCTGCTGTTGTAGTTGAATATAACTTACAAGAAATAGGTGATATTACTTTAGATAAATTAATCTAA